A stretch of DNA from Xyrauchen texanus isolate HMW12.3.18 chromosome 31, RBS_HiC_50CHRs, whole genome shotgun sequence:
TCAGCTTCACTCAGAACCAggtatgcattaatgcattcagCTTCACTCATAACCAGGTATGCATTAATGCTTTCAGCTTCACTCATAACCAggtatgcattaatgcattcaccgtcactcataaccaggtatgcattaatgcattcagcttcactcataaccaggtatgcattaatgcattcacCGTCACTCAGAACCAggtatgcattaatgcattaagCTTCACTCAGAACCAggtatgcattaatgcattcacCGTCACTCATAACCAGATATGCATTCATGCATTCACCGTCACTCATAACCAGGTATGCATTCATGCATTCACCGTCACTCATAACCAGGTATGCATTCATGCATTCACCGTCACTCATAAGCAGGTATGCATTCATGCATTCACCGTCACTCATAACCAggtatgcattaatgcattcaccgtcactcataaccaggtatgcattaatgcattcaccgtcactcataaccaggtatgcattcatgcattcaccgtcactcataaccaggtatgcattaatgcattcacCGTCACTCATAACCAGGTATGCATTAATGTTTTCACCGTCACTCATAACCACGCATGCATTTATGAATTAACCGTCACACACAacaccaacacacacatgcatgtaccAATCACTGATGTGTATTCACCTGGATGCGGCATGGTAATGGTCTCATTAGGGTTGGGAGACCCCACGCTGAAGATGACCACGGCTGATGCGTTGTGTCCCACGGCATGTCtgattttttctttaaatgtgcagTTTCCCGTGCCGATGAGAGCGATCCACGCGCCGTGTCCGCCCGGCGTGAATCTGGTGTTGGGGTCACACGCATGTCTGTCCTGCGTTGCGGCGGGCATCACCAACACGCCTCTGGCCTCGCGTTTGAGCGAGTGCTCCCCGTAACGGCCGCACTCCGTTTTCTCAGTCCGGACCTTGGTCGTGTCCGGATCCACGTACGTTATGTTGACGAACGCCGTGTACCATTCCTCTTTCTCCGCCACCGTGAAGTCCAAACACAGCAGATGCACGAAACAGAAGGACAGCAGCCAGGTGGAAAGAGCCAAACTACGACACGCCTGTATCACAGACGCCATAATATGATTTATTATCGTTAGTAAAATAATGATTATCGCGGCCGTGCGTCGCGCGCTCACTCCATAATCTCTCTCTTTGTGCGTCTCGACCGCGTTACGCGCCTCAATATTCGATAATCATGATTGAATTACATACAACGACGCACTTAACGCCCCAGTGGTGTTTAATAAATCCACGAGCCTCTTGCTTTCATGAGAAATGCGTTGTTCGGGTGTAAACGCGAGTAGGAGACCCGCGACAGCGGCATGTTGTCAGATGTTTACGGGCCTTCAGCTGAGAATTGAGAAGAGGAAAACCCGGAGCGCAGACTCAACAAACAGCGGCCACTAGCGGTGGAGTGATGAACTGCGCCAAGGGACTATCAATAAATTACAAGATTGTATTCAAGAGTTCACGCGTGTTGCGTAGAAGCAAcagttcaatatatatatatttgaaataaaatgccaCAGTGCCACAATCTAAATAGTTAGGCTTCatattttatttagcaaaatataatttcaaatttgtttctgattttggggtgaaaaatgACCACGTTTCTTCCAGAGATTCACCCAATCACTAAGGGACTATCAACAAATTCCAAACGTCGTGCTGAAGCATTTACACATTGTTGCAAAGCAACAGTTTCGAGATCAAGTATTATTTTAAAGTACTTCTCGACCTAAGTGATCTTGATGGTAAGTATATCTGTAATAAATCTGAGAGCCATACCATTtagagatttaaaaacaaacaacaacatcttaaaatcaatcctataaCGGATTGGCAAccaatgtaaagaaaacaaaattggaGTGATGTGGTCCCGATTTCAAGAACCTGTCAACAATCttgctgcagcattttgaacaatTTGCAATCGTGTCAACATTGACTGACTAATCccaagggctggactggtaatctggcataccgggcattttcccggtgggccgacgcacttttgggccgatggGTGGAATGTCCATCGGGAGTACAGAGTGGGCTGGTGGTTCGGccgcaaaacgtgccgaatgggccgtgtgaagcaacaatgagccgctgtgttatgcagaacggaccacaaaacggtgccgtgatGTGCACTAAACCCaacaccccccgctcaacaacatCCAAACGTTTTTAAATCATTCAGACATGCTAGAAAAGGCCCTAACCTGATTATCCTCCTTTTTACTGGCATATATGTTTGTGCAATGGAACGatactttgttttttaaaatagcgCCCATTGGAAGCATATATAACGAAAACAGGATGGGCCCTAAAACGGACCCTTGTGGAACCCCACATGTAAGTGGTGCCGACGATGATGTAAATTCACCCATGCAGTTGAAAAACCTCTGTTTGTCCGGTAGGAATTAAACCAATTTAAAAGCGCACCTCACATCCCTACAACCGCTCAAGCCGTGCAATAAGAACTgtgtgatctatggtgtcaaatgCGCACTTTCTAGTCGATCCGCTGAATCTAATTTATGTAGATTTGGTTTGCAAAATATAATTGCATTGAATATGATTTTCATTTCTGTAGTACAGACATCTACGAGCATTGCAGTTTGAGAATATTTTTGGGAAGGGGAGGGAATGTGCTAAAAAATGAAATGTCACAAGgcaaacattttaatgtttatcttaataggcttcattttcattatgctaaatattattattatatatatatatttttttattattattttaaggtgAAAAATGACACTAATGGCAGGCTTCTCTTTTGAGAGATTCACCCAATCACTGAGGAACTATAATATAATACCAAAGATTGTGCCAAAGCATTAACAGCAGTGGCGGCTGGTCCATAGGGGGCGCTGGTGGGAAGTgagtttaaaaattaatataaaaaaaaatacatttttaaagtcttttttttttaaacttattttaagtatgtgagtgtttaaaatgcataataacgtgtaatatataaaatataaatcattatgtgGGGGAAAATTAGCTTCCTTTTCATCCATTCTCTTGTCAATATGTGTTAACACGTTGTTTAGCGCCTCTATATTCTAATATGAACTTCAGTGTCTTTAATACAAACATTTGACCTCAATATTTACACAGGAAGACAGCACACCCCAACACCAATGTGTGTTTTGTGGTTTTAAGAGGTTTAACTTTTGCTTCTGCTAAACTTTCATGTTTCCGAATGTCTCTGTTTTGGCCCAGTCCCTTGAGTTGAGGTCTATGGGATGCAGATGGTCTGTCTGGTATAAGCATGTTTGTACAGATAGTGAACGTGTTGGgtctgagagagtgtgttttAGGTGTTTCCCACCTTCGCTGTCTGCTAAAGTGGAAGTGATGCCAAGAGCACAAAATTCAAACGCAAAATCCAAAACGGAACACAAGATTCCATTCTTTGAAGTGAAACAATGATGTAATTCCATTCTTGATATTTCATACACTGTTGTCAAATTAGCCCATAAATGCacgggaatttcaccaaacactcttacGTAATCGGGCGGATCTACAAAAcgcatttttctaaatattttcaagaccattcgaaaataatataattaaatgtactaAAGTTTTGGAACTATATTTTTGTGGGGTTTTATTTTGCTTACTTTTTTTTCACCCATTTGTATCTCAAAGAGAAATTGCAACCAATCCGGACAAATCTAAAATATGATTcgttattttcacactgaaatttcaagaAACAAAACTGGCTGCCAAACACACACCGAGTTAAACACAAGTATTCAGTCTTAATAGTTGCACAGTATAATGTCAGTAAAGCGCCCAAATGACAAAAGCCAAATCACACGTTTCAtatgttaaacttgctatagtttacttccatgttgtcgCCATTGTggcacaggaaatcaacatgatatagtatttatttgcatGAATATAGTGctcatttctcttgtaataaacaaaataatagataccctgtgatagtaaacttaaatatAGATATCAAATAATCATAAAGATCTCATTTATGGAGGTGTAGACAAAATGACACGGGTCTCTACTTGCCCATTTACACCTATACTTAAGCaattataaaagaaataaaaaacagtttTGGTCCGACAGACTTTAGGTGGTTTCTTCAGCTTAAGAAGATTGTCTAAATGTAACGTATTTCTTGTTCAAGCGCAGTCTTCAACATCTTCTTCAGCAGCTCTCGTCAGACTGGAAAGTCCCTTGGGCTATCTTTAGATGTCCTTTGTAACAGTAGTCTAGTCTAGTGGTGTGTTTCCAAAGATCAGACAATTGTGCACTCATCAGGGGAAGATACAGATTTTTAAGACATTTACATACAGATGGATGATTCAGGACAGGCCTCAGGTCACGACCATCGAAGGAAAGTACAGGTACCTGTAACCAGTTCCTACATAAACTACATCACATTATTCCACAATCATCACAgctatgtacagtatacaatctACATGCatagtaaataaaacaaatttaaagtcAGGATGAAATGGATCTGATTGATCCTGAGCAGACACAGGTATAGTTTGAATCTTGGTATGGAGGTCTTGACATCTCGGGACTTTTATGCTTGTTCCTTTGATTCGTCTAGATTGATTTCAGTAAACAGCTCGTCTGCTGTTCCTTTccctttaaaacataaaacacacactaaCTTAGTCACCATATTGCACATGCATTGAGCTGTGTCTCAGGCACTTCTaatcattaataaatatatatatacatatatatacagtgccttgcaaaagtattcagacccctggcCAATTGTCTCATATATctgaattacaaatggtgcatttaatttaaaacactggaactcaaaatcaattattgttaggTGACATTGCTTTTATGTTGGGAAATATAAAAAGAACAAACAATGCATGAGTATTCAACCCCTGTGCTGTGGTTCCTGCCAGGTTGCACCCATGAAAGAAATTGCCCTAGCGAGGACACGATTAAGTTGCAATCGCATTTGAAGGATCATTggtcaggctgtgaatctgaagaccaaagagcattccacagaagtCAGAGATAAAGCCATAAAAAATGCATAGATAGGGAAAGGGTACCACATAATATCCAAATGATTGgatcccagtgagcacagttggatcaacaatcaggaagtggaagctgcacCACACCACCCAGGCACTGCCGAGACAAGGCCGTCCctcataaatggtctgcacttatatagcgcctttttaagccttaacggtattcaaagcttTACACTGtgatctcattcacccattcacacacacattcacacaccaatggcggcagagttgctatgcaaggtgctagcctgccattgggagcaacttggggttcagtgtcttgcccaaggacacttccgcatgtggagtcatgtgggccgggaatcgaaccaccaaccctgtgattagtggccgacccgctctaccacctgagtcacagccGCCCCTCATAACTCAGTGCTCTAACAAAAAGGAGACCGGTGAGAGAGGCCACAGAGAGGCGAACGATCCCTTTGAAGGAGCTCcagagttcagtggctgggagtggagtaacggtgcaccagtcaaccatatcaagagcACTGCGCAACGCTGGCCTGTATgggagggtggcaagaaagaagccgttgctcaaaaagtaccatctgaaagcaCGTCTAGAGTTTTCCAGAAAGCACGTGAGTGACCCCGCTGCGATGtgggtcagatgagaccaagatagagcttTTTGGCCAAAACTCAAAGCGCTATGTGCAATGCCTCAAGacacaccatccctacagtgaagtacggtggtggcagcatcatgatgtggggaTGTTTCTCATCAGCAGGGACTGGCATCTTGTTAGAAATTaaggaagaatggatggagcaaaatatagggaaatacAGCAAGAGAACCGGCTTCAGTACGCTAAAaaactgaagcttgggaggaTATTCACCTTTCAGCAGGACACCCAAGGACAAGGCCAAAGCAACATTGGAGCGGCTCAAGAACAAAAAAGATAAATGTCAGTGGCCCAGACAGTCCTGctctcaatcctattgagaatctgtggcactATTGGAAAGTTGCAGTCCACTAGCGTCACCCAACCAACCTGAACCACCTGGAGCAAATCTGCccggaagaatgggccaaaatcacttCGTCACAGTGTGGAAAGCTGGTACACATGTACCCCAAAACACTTAAAGCAGTTATTGGAACAAAAGGTGGCTCGACCAAATATTAAGGTGtggggggttgaatacttatgcaagcaagatatttcaatttgtaattttttataaaaaaaatattggaaatatttcccaacaaaaaaaaaaacaatgtaaccTTACAATAACtgattttgagtttcagtgtttttattacaaaatgtcAATCAGAATGACATTTCAGTCcaccatttgtaattcagtaatatgagagaattggtcaggggtctgaatacttttgcaaggcactgtatatgtatatatatatacactacctgtCAACAGTttttaaacacttgactgaaatgtttctcatgatcttaaacatCTTTTGATCTGAGGGCATGTGCttacatgtttgaaatgagttttgtagacaaaaatataattgtgccaccatattaatttatttcattataaaaaatataatgtaattaaagtttttgaaatggatgacttggaccaaataataaagaaaagcagccaataagagcccaacacagatgggaactcctgcaatactgtttaaaagggtGAAACCgcaagaagctggttgagaaaatgtcaaaagtACTTTTCTGTCAATCCTAGGTAAAGTGGGACCACTTCGAAGATGCTAAAATacaacagttttgatttattatgGATTTCGTTTAGTCAcaatataattcccatagtttaatttatgttattgcacagttttgatgactttactattattataaaatgtgaagaaaaaattataagtgaaatgtgtttcatataaaaaaaatgtcattcaaaTTTACgggctgcagttttccagtgaaatgtccagctgggggcgccaaaagcaaataaaagtgTTATATTGACATGAGGTTTAAaggtgaattatatatatatatataaatacctcCCTAATCTaaaaccattagtgttttaaaatatatatatatatatgtgattttaccttatcaatgcctaaatctaaacaatagtgttttaaaatgcagaagggaaacgaaaagcacattttcggaagcaaccacgtcatttcgtTTCCCTTTTACGACTCTATCGTGTCCCGTGTCAGCTTGAGTtcaagtatttataaagtcataatcagccattaaagtcatgatttgagtgaaagtaataaaaacacatttactggagcacctctagtgttcattacaCCTGGAAACGACAGGGAATTTTACCTGGAGACACGTATAACAAGACCAGGTTGCAAAATCAAGAGTCAAAGTTGCCCTGTTTTCGCTTGTACTGACCAGCAATGGAAACATGATTGttgttttcactgtgtggagcatCACTGCCATCGACTGCTGTAGGACTGTTCAGATCAGATTCAATCCCGATCAGATCCAGATCCAGATTAAACTCGACTTTCTTCATGGGCGGGGTGAAGCTGGGGCTCGAGGAGAAGCTGTTCTCATCTGGAACATTTTGTTGTTCTTTAAGATAATAGACAGAAATATCTCATTAACATGGAAGATTTTAAAGAAGAGATCGACCAATTTATCGGTTTTTGCCAATTCATCTGTGCCTATACTTGCTATTTTGTCTCTGTAGGTCCGTGTGAAACTTTGACTGCAGCCTCTGAATTAATGGTTATCAGCTTTAAACACCtcagttatcggtatcagcaaaatccaatatcggtcgacctctacattAAAGTGAGTAACCACCGAGAGAAGCTCTTAGAGACAAATCAGTATGTTTAAAAATCGGTATTTTCCTCCACTCTGTCTGAAGTCTTCACTGAGCTCATTGCAATGCATTCGGATTGCTTCGAACCTTAAATGCGAAGGAATTTTCCCAAACCTGTAGTgagagttaaatgttgattctgtgtattgtATTGTTGTCATTTATCATGTTATCTGtttgtggcaggacggagggcgtggccgggtcgtgattatacacatccggtccctaatcaagcctctgagagggataaaggccgattgcggaggattgtgcaggagagagagatagtttacggacatgtccgtcatgtgtgtgtttatcttttgtttaagttttgtattaaactattatttatattgtcaagccggttctccgatacgccacagcttgttcctcagccactcctccaacctctaacggacgacagccacgcctctccaggcggatcggaggcagacctccagcccctggtggacggaacgccccgccgcattcttggggaacagaaggggtctcccgctccaggcggtcggcagcgagccccttccCGCTCAGCGGCTGGTAGGAGACTCCTCCGCCCctagcagcggccctgaccgctccaggctgtcagttaggagccccttctcccctcgcggtcggcggccatcgtccgcTTCCagtcgtcccccggcagatggccgcggctactccgttggggtggacggtagtggcgagaactctactacggcgtatcactcctccttcccgggtttcggcaccagtgtaaagaagtcaatggaaaggaggaggcaagaaccggcttgacgatgtaaataatattttaatgagaaacttaaacaaagacacaaacacacacacgacggacattcctgtaaacaatctctctctcctgcacaatcctccgcagttagcctttatccctctcagaggcttgattagcctgataagtgaccgggtgtgtataatcatgacccggccccaccctccaccctgccacactgttcatgtgttaaacttgctatagtttacttcagtGTTGTTTCTACATCAGCTAGCAGTGTCAAATGTAAGTCATGTCAATCAATGAAGCATCAGCGCCACATTGAGttagaaatagcatgtataatatgtgtgtacatgcatataaAAATACTGATCATTCATTTTTGGAATACTAAAGATGAGTGGGCACAAGAGGTCCAGATgatggaatgaggtcccgggtctctaaagacacGAGGGTTGTGTTTAAGGGTTAATGTGATTCTGCCGGCtctttggaacagcctttgtgcCAAGAGTGCACCCATGTTGGCTAGAAATGTTGTCTTGGTAGGTAGCTCACGAAAGTTTGTAAAGTATTTACCATTTTCAGAAGCAGGTGTTTGTTCAGTTTTCTCTCCGGTGCACCCATTGGCCATCAGGTTGTCCTTATCCTCTGATTTGTCTTCTTGTATGTAGTCCAGACACATAGGCAAATCTAAACAGAAACCCACAGGTTAATTTTTCAATTATTGACCATAGAGACAGAGAAAATTAAATCATGTATTTCTTCCTCACTAAAAGTGTGTTGAACTTCACTGATACTCTGTTGTGGGACTGTAATGTGAGTACAATTGCTCAAATCCAGGGGTATTAGGAAGATTCAGTGATGTTGAATTATTCTTGCCTTTGTCGGTATGTTCATAGCTTACGCCTTGTTGTTCCACGCTCCTGAGCGGAGTATCGTATTCATTGGGAGGGCAGCTGGCATGAGTCAGGTCAAACGAGTAGCTCTACAATGAGAACGAGAGCATAGATAGGTGTTGAATGGCATTGAATGATGACACTGTCACCATTGTAATAGCTATTAAATTTCCTTACAAACAATATGACTGGCAAGGAATAGTTCATTTTAAACATAGTGATTTAAAGTGAACATGAGCACACTTTTGTCAATGTTCAGTGTTGGCTAAACACTGGATTTGTTCCAAATCATAGTgaactgcctacctagacagcatcaTATGTGTGCTCAAAATGCGAAGATTTTAGAAGAGTGCACATGTGCATGAAAGAGACCGGATAACTAACgccataggatggagcccaacaacaagtcaacacagcagaTTTAAATTGAAACACCAATTAAAAATATTGACTGTCCCTCACATTCACCTTAATACgtcgggggaatcccagagttttacataagagggaaaccacaagtttaagggatagttcaccaaaaattttaattctcttatcgtttactcaccctcatgccgttccagatgtgtatgactttctttcgtaaGAAGAACTcaaatatgtcagctctgtaggtccagacaatgcaagtgaatggtgaccagacatttgtagTTCCGAAAATCACATAAAGCAGTGATTCCCAAACCTGTtcttggaggccccccaacactacacattttggatgcctgcttaatcaaacacacctgattgaactcgttagtggagactccaagacctgaattggttgtgttagaaaagggagatatacaaaatgtgcagtgttggggagcctccaggaacagggtcgGGAACCACTGGCAGAAAGgataaataaaagtaatccataagactccagtgattaaatccatgtcttcataagcgatttaataggtgtgggtgagaaacagatcactaatTAAGTCAATTTAtacactaaatctccactttaactttcactttcagatgtaaaagtgaaagtgggaatttagagagaaaaaaaaggacttaaatatttatctgtatcTTACCCACACCTgttttatcacttctgaagacatggatttaatcactggagtcttctatgatgtctttatgtgctttttggagctacaaaagttgAATCACCgttcacttgccttgtatggacctacagagctgacatattcttctaaaaacctgaTTAGGACACAGTGTTAGAAGGGAGAAGTGAGGCAGCAAAGGGAATGGAAATTTGAATCAAATGTAATGTCTTACTCTTCCTTTCTTTCTCAGAAAATACAAGACGCCAAGAAGAATAATGATGAGAATCACAATGAAGATCAAAATGATGACACCTGGGAAATAATACGGATATTTGTTGTTATGGTTTTCAATATCAGAGAAAATAGGcattattttaatgtgaaaatacaCCGTGTTTCAAGGTAAATGTAATAGTGTGAACATGTAGAAGAGTGAATGTGTGTTGCTATCTGTGTGTAGAGACTCAAGCTCACCTAGAAGTTTTCCAGTATTAGACCGTTCTGCAAAGGAAGAACAGACAAGTTACAGCCTATCAGATATAATGATGACAATACTCAGAGAAATTAGCACCTTGCATTAGTCTGAAGCattttagcatgataaaatcacattttaaaaagcaaataatTTTGGTGTCAGtacatttaaagtgatagttcatccaaaaatgacaattctggcaTATACTTGGTCAAAAAcggcatgactttctttcttcagtggaaaacagaagtttagcagaatctctatgctgctctttttcatattatgaaagtgaaaggggactGGGGCtatcaatctccaaaaaggacaaaagaaaGCACCTTAAAGCATAATAGAAGTAGTCCATAAGGCtccctttcattgtatggacaagagCAGCTTCATTTTGCTATAAATAACTCTTTCTGTgttggacagaagaaagtaagcctGCAAGTTTTAAAAGGTTCACttagggtgagaaaatgaagacagaatttaagGTTTTGGGTCAGATTTAAATTTAAACACCAATATAAAATATAGACTGTCCCTCACATTCACCTATATGTGCTTAAGTACgtcgggggaatcccagagttttacgtaagagggaaaccccaagttaaagggatagttctcccaaaaatgaaaattctctcattatttactcactctcatgccatcccagatgtgtatgactttctttattcagtagcacagaaattaacatttttagaagaatatctcagctctgtaggtctgtacaatgcaagtgactggtggCCAAATTTTTGAAGGTctgaaaagcatataaaggcagctaaaagtaatccataagactccggtggttcaatcaatgtcttcagaagccatatgatagatgttggtgagaaacaggtcaatattcatgtcattttttactataaatctccactttcactttcacattcttcttcttttgcttttggtaATTTGCATTCTACGTGCATATcgcctcctactgggcagggtggagaatttatattaaaaaattactgaaatattgatctgtttctcacacacacctattaaATTATTTCAGATGATATGGataaaaacactggagtcgtatggattacttttatgctgcctttaagtgcgttttggaccttcaaagttctaatcaccattcactttgcattgtatagaccaacagagctgagatattcttctaaaaatctttgcgttctgctgaagaaagaaagtcacacacatctgggatggcatgagtgtgagtaaatgatgagagaattttcatttttgggtgaactgtcccattAAGTGAGGCCAGAGACACATGTTTCTGTTGTGGCGAGAAGGCAATCAAAAGGTAAAAAACATGCAGAAagctctcacccacacacacacccacacacacacacacacacacacacacaca
This window harbors:
- the LOC127625202 gene encoding uncharacterized protein LOC127625202; this encodes MRTYCGLSHIFIVLLLCDYGMFYTSSSSSSSPSSSEESITATPEASTKFIYDPTATPNTTAIPTEDSNLTSTMTMSNYSSTEGRSTTAAMTKLIPPPVHSTGRPITKVVGTTQSSEKERSNTGKLLGVIILIFIVILIIILLGVLYFLRKKGRSYSFDLTHASCPPNEYDTPLRSVEQQGVSYEHTDKDLPMCLDYIQEDKSEDKDNLMANGCTGEKTEQTPASENEQQNVPDENSFSSSPSFTPPMKKVEFNLDLDLIGIESDLNSPTAVDGSDAPHSENNNHVSIAGKGTADELFTEINLDESKEQA